A genomic window from Maridesulfovibrio sp. includes:
- a CDS encoding ABC transporter ATP-binding protein — MSNEKRTVLQVKNVSKDFGGLRALDDVDLEVKDGEIVALIGPNGAGKTTFFNCITGIYTPTEGDVNIDPKGKGFKRINGMKTNLVTEMGMARTFQNIRLFPSMSVIENVMIGCHCRTKASFLGAILRNPRTRREEQETILKSYELLKELGLAQYADELARNLPYGAQRRLEIARALATDPFILLLDEPAAGMNPHETSELEELIVSIKERHKISVLLIEHDMKMVMSLSDRLYVLEYGREIANGTPQEISENPAVIKAYLGEELVDA, encoded by the coding sequence ATGAGTAATGAAAAAAGAACAGTCCTTCAGGTAAAAAACGTCAGCAAGGATTTTGGTGGCTTGCGCGCCCTTGATGATGTTGATCTCGAGGTGAAGGATGGTGAAATTGTCGCCCTTATCGGACCTAACGGAGCGGGTAAGACTACCTTTTTTAACTGCATCACAGGTATATATACCCCTACAGAGGGTGATGTTAATATTGATCCCAAGGGTAAAGGCTTCAAGCGTATTAACGGCATGAAGACGAATCTTGTCACCGAAATGGGGATGGCCCGTACTTTTCAGAATATCAGGCTTTTCCCGTCCATGTCTGTAATTGAGAATGTCATGATAGGCTGCCATTGCAGAACTAAAGCCAGTTTTCTAGGTGCTATTCTGCGTAATCCGCGTACTCGCCGGGAAGAGCAGGAGACTATTCTTAAGAGCTATGAGCTGCTGAAGGAACTCGGGCTAGCCCAATATGCTGATGAACTTGCCAGAAACCTGCCTTATGGTGCGCAACGCAGGCTGGAAATTGCCCGTGCGCTGGCAACAGATCCTTTTATTTTGCTTCTGGATGAGCCGGCAGCTGGTATGAATCCGCACGAAACTTCTGAGCTTGAAGAGTTGATCGTTTCCATCAAGGAAAGACATAAGATATCTGTTCTGCTCATCGAGCATGACATGAAGATGGTAATGTCTCTTTCGGACCGGTTGTACGTTCTTGAGTATGGTCGTGAAATTGCCAATGGCACGCCGCAGGAAATCAGCGAGAACCCCGCGGTAATCAAGGCTTATCTCGGGGAGGAACTCGTCGATGCTTAA
- a CDS encoding ABC transporter ATP-binding protein yields the protein MLKLKNVNTFYGNIQALRNIDIEVKQGEIITLIGANGAGKTTTLMTISGVVPPRTGEVIYNGEPIHKAKPDKIVKMGISQVPEGRLIFPDLTITENLDMGAFLRDDKEGVKADMDHVFELFPILWERRKQLGGNLSGGEQQMLAISRALMARPKLLLLDEPSLGLAPLIIRQIFDIVKKINEESGTTVFLVEQNANLALKTAHRGYVMENGEIILSDTSDKLLANEDIKKAYLGL from the coding sequence ATGCTTAAACTTAAAAATGTAAATACATTTTACGGAAATATTCAGGCTCTGCGCAATATCGACATTGAGGTCAAGCAGGGTGAGATAATTACCCTTATCGGAGCAAACGGAGCAGGTAAGACCACCACTTTGATGACCATCAGCGGAGTGGTTCCGCCCCGTACAGGTGAAGTTATCTATAATGGTGAGCCGATCCACAAGGCCAAGCCGGATAAGATTGTGAAGATGGGTATCTCTCAAGTCCCGGAAGGGCGTTTGATTTTTCCAGATCTGACCATTACCGAGAATCTGGATATGGGGGCCTTCCTTCGTGACGATAAAGAAGGTGTTAAAGCTGATATGGATCATGTTTTTGAGCTTTTCCCCATTCTCTGGGAAAGGCGCAAACAGTTGGGCGGTAACCTGTCAGGCGGTGAGCAGCAGATGCTGGCTATCTCCCGCGCGCTAATGGCCAGACCCAAGCTCCTGCTGTTGGATGAACCTTCTCTCGGTCTTGCCCCGCTGATTATCCGACAGATTTTCGATATTGTTAAGAAGATCAATGAGGAGAGCGGTACGACCGTCTTTCTGGTAGAGCAGAATGCCAACCTCGCCCTGAAAACGGCACATCGCGGGTATGTCATGGAAAATGGAGAGATTATACTCTCCGATACGAGCGATAAGCTGCTTGCTAACGAGGATATCAAGAAGGCTTATCTTGGGCTTTAA
- the tatC gene encoding twin-arginine translocase subunit TatC encodes MSSAEKDSRDVGQEQTEEKAQTEETAEETAVPEEASDSPDPENTLPAEKGGDKVVLAGEGSEQEDESEEDDGEIDEEEAPMTFLEHLEELRRRFVRIMIACLVGFLACYSFAKPLFSLLMAPLVAVLPPDSTLIFTSLPEGFVTYLKVAAVAGVFVVSPYLFSQIWGFIAPGLYEHERKWMIPLAFLSAFFFVGGALFGYYVVFPFGCEFFMGFADEFIKPMPTLREYLGFSLKLLFAFGLIFELPLFIFFLARMGVVTAEGLRSKRKYAILVCFICSAILTPPDVMTQTLMACPLIILYEIGIWVAYFFGKRGGRKLKEAESGKNGPDDSGPGGGASPESAAEAGAEHEAKSGEAESEAEPGADKKKAKAEKKSQEDSGYDEDLIEM; translated from the coding sequence ATGAGTTCAGCGGAGAAAGATTCGCGCGATGTAGGGCAGGAGCAGACTGAGGAAAAAGCGCAGACTGAAGAAACTGCCGAGGAAACTGCCGTTCCCGAAGAAGCGTCTGATAGCCCTGACCCCGAGAACACTTTGCCTGCTGAAAAAGGCGGTGATAAAGTTGTTCTGGCCGGTGAAGGTTCTGAACAGGAAGATGAATCCGAAGAAGATGATGGTGAGATTGACGAAGAAGAAGCTCCCATGACTTTTCTGGAGCATCTGGAAGAACTGCGCCGTCGTTTTGTCAGGATTATGATTGCTTGCCTTGTTGGCTTTCTGGCCTGCTACTCTTTTGCAAAGCCTCTTTTTTCTCTGCTCATGGCACCTCTGGTTGCAGTCCTGCCTCCTGATTCCACTTTGATTTTTACTTCTCTGCCGGAAGGTTTTGTGACTTACCTTAAAGTTGCTGCCGTTGCCGGTGTATTTGTAGTATCGCCTTATCTCTTTTCACAAATCTGGGGTTTTATCGCTCCGGGATTGTATGAGCATGAACGCAAGTGGATGATTCCGCTTGCTTTTCTGTCCGCTTTTTTCTTTGTGGGCGGAGCTTTGTTCGGCTACTACGTTGTCTTTCCCTTCGGATGCGAATTCTTCATGGGTTTTGCCGATGAATTTATCAAACCCATGCCTACTTTGCGTGAATACTTGGGATTCTCCCTTAAGTTGCTATTCGCTTTCGGACTTATCTTTGAATTGCCGCTGTTTATCTTTTTTCTTGCCAGAATGGGAGTTGTTACCGCCGAAGGACTGCGCAGCAAACGTAAATATGCCATTTTGGTCTGTTTTATTTGTTCCGCTATTCTGACTCCGCCGGATGTCATGACCCAGACTCTGATGGCGTGCCCGCTGATTATTCTTTATGAAATCGGAATATGGGTTGCTTATTTCTTCGGCAAGCGTGGCGGAAGGAAATTGAAAGAAGCTGAATCCGGGAAGAATGGTCCTGACGATTCCGGTCCCGGTGGTGGAGCTTCCCCTGAATCCGCAGCAGAAGCTGGAGCTGAGCATGAAGCCAAGTCCGGAGAAGCTGAATCGGAAGCTGAACCCGGCGCGGATAAAAAGAAAGCCAAAGCTGAAAAGAAATCGCAAGAAGATTCAGGCTACGACGAAGATTTAATTGAAATGTAA
- the guaB gene encoding IMP dehydrogenase, whose amino-acid sequence MEKVVGQALTFDDVLLLPAYSEVLPDSVDVSAKLTEEITLGIPLVSAAMDTVTESKMAIQMARHGGVGVVHKNMSVRDQVREVERVKKSESGMVTDPIVVHPDDTVGKALDLMAEFKISGFPVVKGEHLVGIVTNRDVRFITDRNVAISEVMTSRNLVTVQKGTSSEEAKRHLHTNRIEKLLVVDEENKLTGLITIKDIDKVKKYPNAAKDSAGRLRVGAAIGVGRDLMERSSALIAAGVDFLTLDSAHGHSKGILDAIKELRSCYPDTQIIGGNIATYDGALALIDAGVNAVKVGIGPGSICTTRVVAGVGVPQITAIMEAARACQERGVCVIGDGGIKFSGDVVKALVAGANTVMMGSMFAGTDESPGEKVLYQGRSYKLYRGMGSIDAMKQGSSDRYFQKDTNKLVPEGIVGRVPYKGPVSDSIYQMIGGLRSGMGYVGCANIAEMAEKAQFIRMSAAGFKESHVHDVIITKEAPNYRVDSY is encoded by the coding sequence ATGGAAAAGGTAGTAGGTCAGGCTCTGACTTTTGACGATGTTCTGCTTTTGCCCGCCTATTCGGAAGTTCTTCCCGATAGTGTGGACGTATCCGCTAAACTCACCGAAGAGATCACTCTTGGAATCCCACTGGTCAGTGCCGCTATGGATACTGTCACAGAGTCCAAAATGGCGATTCAAATGGCCCGTCACGGTGGTGTGGGTGTCGTTCATAAAAATATGAGTGTACGCGATCAGGTCCGTGAAGTAGAAAGGGTTAAAAAATCTGAATCAGGCATGGTTACTGATCCTATAGTTGTTCACCCTGATGACACTGTTGGTAAGGCTCTTGACCTGATGGCCGAATTTAAAATTTCAGGCTTCCCGGTTGTAAAAGGAGAACACCTTGTAGGTATTGTCACCAACCGTGACGTCCGTTTCATTACTGACCGCAATGTTGCTATTTCTGAAGTGATGACAAGCCGTAATCTCGTTACCGTGCAGAAAGGGACTTCTTCCGAAGAAGCAAAGCGTCATCTGCATACCAATCGCATTGAGAAACTGCTGGTTGTTGACGAAGAAAATAAGCTTACCGGCCTGATCACTATTAAAGATATTGATAAGGTCAAGAAATATCCTAACGCTGCCAAGGATTCAGCAGGCCGCCTGCGTGTTGGTGCTGCTATAGGTGTAGGTCGTGATCTGATGGAGCGCAGTTCCGCTCTGATCGCAGCCGGTGTGGATTTTCTGACCCTCGATTCCGCGCACGGTCATTCCAAAGGAATTCTTGATGCTATCAAGGAGCTCCGTTCCTGCTATCCTGATACTCAGATCATCGGTGGTAACATTGCTACTTACGATGGCGCCTTGGCGCTGATTGATGCCGGTGTAAACGCGGTTAAAGTCGGTATCGGTCCCGGTTCCATCTGCACCACCCGTGTTGTTGCCGGTGTCGGTGTACCGCAGATTACCGCTATCATGGAGGCCGCACGTGCATGTCAGGAACGCGGCGTCTGCGTTATAGGCGACGGTGGAATCAAATTTTCCGGCGATGTCGTTAAGGCACTTGTTGCAGGTGCGAATACCGTAATGATGGGTTCCATGTTCGCAGGTACCGATGAAAGTCCGGGTGAGAAAGTTCTTTATCAAGGTCGTTCCTACAAGCTCTATCGCGGCATGGGCTCCATTGACGCAATGAAACAGGGTAGTTCCGACCGTTATTTCCAGAAGGATACCAATAAACTGGTTCCCGAAGGAATTGTTGGGCGTGTTCCATACAAAGGACCCGTTTCCGACAGCATTTACCAGATGATCGGCGGACTCCGTTCCGGCATGGGCTACGTTGGTTGTGCCAATATCGCCGAAATGGCAGAGAAAGCACAGTTCATCCGTATGTCTGCCGCCGGTTTTAAAGAAAGCCATGTTCATGATGTAATTATTACCAAAGAAGCACCCAATTACCGGGTTGATTCTTATTAA
- the guaA gene encoding glutamine-hydrolyzing GMP synthase gives MQHDNKVIILDFGSQFTQLIARRIREAGVYSEIHPCNVDPQKIKDLNPGALILSGGPSSVLGEDSPQLDSSLLEMGVPVLGICYGMQLMSHDLGGRVVSSSDREYGRAEFKGSKDCILFDGIEDIENLTVWMSHGDRVEAIPEGFKVCGTTKSIPFAAMANDDKKMYALQFHPEVAHTESGTTIINNFVFKIAGLKADWTMSSFVENCIEEMRKKIGDNQVVLGLSGGIDSTVVAVLLHKAIGKRLHCIFVDNGLLRMHEREEVIGFLEEHFELNVKCVDSADLFLDKLKGVEDPEKKRKLIGYTFIDVFNEEATALKDVKFLAQGTLYPDVIESESFKGPSAVIKSHHNVGGLPEDMDLKLVEPLRELFKDEVRKVAYELGLPEFIIWRQPFPGPGLAIRILGEVTEERLEILRQADKIVQNEMHASGWYRKVWQGFAVLLPLKTVGVMGDDRTYEHVIALRIVDSLDAMTADWSRIPNDILARMSNRIINEVKGVNRVVLDISSKPPATIEWE, from the coding sequence ATGCAGCACGATAATAAAGTAATTATTCTGGATTTTGGGTCTCAGTTTACTCAGCTGATCGCCCGCAGAATCCGCGAAGCGGGTGTTTATTCCGAAATTCACCCTTGTAATGTTGATCCCCAGAAGATCAAAGACCTCAATCCCGGTGCGCTGATCCTCTCCGGCGGTCCTTCTTCCGTGCTGGGAGAAGACTCTCCGCAGCTCGATAGTTCCCTGCTGGAAATGGGTGTTCCTGTTCTCGGCATCTGCTACGGCATGCAGCTCATGAGTCATGACCTCGGCGGACGCGTTGTTTCATCCTCCGATCGCGAATATGGCCGTGCTGAATTTAAGGGTTCTAAAGACTGCATCCTCTTTGACGGTATCGAAGACATTGAAAACCTCACCGTCTGGATGAGTCACGGTGACCGCGTGGAAGCTATTCCCGAAGGCTTTAAGGTCTGCGGTACCACTAAATCCATTCCTTTTGCAGCAATGGCTAACGATGATAAGAAAATGTACGCTCTTCAGTTCCACCCGGAAGTGGCACATACCGAAAGCGGCACGACCATCATCAACAACTTTGTATTCAAGATTGCCGGCCTTAAAGCAGACTGGACAATGTCTTCTTTCGTAGAGAACTGCATTGAGGAAATGCGCAAAAAGATCGGTGACAATCAGGTTGTACTCGGTCTTTCCGGCGGTATCGACTCCACTGTAGTTGCCGTGCTTCTGCACAAAGCAATAGGCAAACGCCTGCACTGCATCTTTGTCGATAACGGTCTGCTGCGCATGCACGAACGTGAAGAAGTCATCGGCTTCCTCGAAGAGCATTTCGAACTCAACGTTAAATGCGTTGATTCCGCTGATCTTTTCCTCGATAAGCTCAAAGGTGTTGAAGATCCCGAGAAGAAACGCAAGTTGATCGGTTACACCTTCATTGATGTTTTCAACGAAGAAGCTACCGCCCTCAAGGATGTTAAATTCCTTGCTCAGGGAACACTTTACCCCGACGTTATCGAGTCCGAATCCTTCAAAGGTCCCTCCGCGGTCATTAAGTCCCACCACAACGTTGGCGGACTGCCCGAAGATATGGATCTCAAGCTGGTTGAGCCTCTGCGTGAACTTTTCAAAGATGAAGTTCGCAAGGTTGCTTATGAGCTTGGTCTGCCCGAATTCATCATCTGGCGCCAGCCTTTCCCCGGTCCGGGTCTTGCTATTCGCATTCTGGGTGAAGTTACTGAAGAGCGTCTTGAAATCCTGCGTCAGGCTGACAAGATTGTTCAGAATGAAATGCATGCTTCCGGCTGGTACCGTAAGGTATGGCAGGGCTTCGCTGTTCTGCTGCCGCTGAAGACTGTAGGTGTTATGGGCGATGACCGTACTTATGAGCACGTAATTGCACTGCGCATCGTAGACAGCCTTGATGCTATGACCGCTGACTGGTCCCGCATTCCCAACGATATCCTCGCACGTATGTCCAACAGGATCATTAACGAGGTAAAAGGTGTTAACCGTGTAGTTCTGGATATTTCTTCCAAGCCGCCGGCAACCATTGAGTGGGAATAA
- the tatB gene encoding Sec-independent protein translocase protein TatB has translation MFGIGSTELIVILVVALILIGPQKLPELIKNLGKGLSEVKKMSNDVKSTLDAEISAADEERKQKEEAEREAARKKAEAEAMEKARQSEAEKQQASEESEKVAEAPKTESEKA, from the coding sequence ATGTTCGGTATCGGTTCTACAGAACTTATCGTAATTTTGGTTGTTGCCTTGATCCTGATTGGCCCCCAGAAACTGCCGGAACTTATCAAGAATCTTGGTAAAGGTCTTTCTGAAGTCAAGAAGATGTCCAACGATGTGAAGTCTACACTGGATGCAGAAATTTCTGCTGCTGATGAAGAGCGTAAGCAGAAGGAAGAAGCAGAGCGCGAGGCTGCGCGTAAAAAAGCTGAAGCTGAAGCTATGGAAAAAGCACGTCAGTCCGAAGCAGAAAAGCAGCAGGCTTCTGAAGAATCTGAAAAAGTTGCTGAAGCACCCAAGACCGAGAGCGAGAAAGCATGA